DNA from Acidobacteriota bacterium:
ACGAACCTGCCGATCTACGCCGGCGACACGCAGAGCTACAACGCGGTCTTCGGCCAGACGAACAACCCCTGGAACCTGGAACGGACGCCCGGCGGATCCTCGGGAGGATCGGCCGCGGCACTGGCGGCCGGGTTCACTCCGTTCGAACTTGGCAGCGACATCGGCGGTTCGATCCGCGGCCCCGCCTCGACCTGCGGCGTCTTCGGCCACAAGCCGAGCTACGGCATCGTGCCCGCTCTCGGCCAGATTCCGGGTCCTCCCGGCACCCTGACCCAGGCCGACATCGCCGTAGCCGGACCGATGGCGCGCAACGTCGAGGACCTCAGACTCGGGCTCGACCTCCTCGCCGGGCCGGACGAATGGCACGCTTCCGGCTACCGACTGGAACTGCCGCCGCCTCGCCACGGCAACATCTCGGACTACCGGGTCGCCGTCTGGTTCGAGGAACCGTCCTGCCCCATCGACGACCGGGTCCGGGAACGCCTCGAGGCCGCCGCGGAAGCACTGGAGGCCGCCGGCGCCACCGTCGATCGCGAGGCCCGACCCGACTTCACGTTCGACTACGCGACGCGCGTCTTCGGCCAGCTCCTGGGCGCCGCCATGTGCGGCGGGTTCAGCCACCAGGAGATCGAGGAACTCGCCGAGCGCGGCCTGCGCGAGGAAGAGGAAGGCGCGCTCGCCGCGCGCTGGGCCTCGCAGCGACACCGCGCCTGGCTGTCGGCGAACGAACGCCGGCTCCAGATGCGCCGCAAGTGGCACGAGTTCTTCAAGGACTGGGACGCCGTGCTTCTGCCCTGCCTGCCGACCACGGCGATTCCCCACGATCACGGCGAACCGATGGGCGCGCGCCGCATCACCGTCAATGGCGAGCAGCGCGCCTACGGAGAGCAGACGTTCTGGGTCGGCCTCACCGGAGTCGCCTACCTGCCGACGACCGTGATCCCGGCCGGAACCGCTTCGGACGACCTGCCCGTCGGACTCCAGATCGCGGGGCCCTTCCTCGAGGACCGCACGACCCTCGACCTCGCCCGGCGGCTGAGCCGGCGCATCGGCGGTTTCGAGCCCCCGCCGGGCTACTGAAACCCGGCGTCCAGGAAGGAGCGCAGGTCCTCCCGGCTGACCGCCGGCTCGCCGGAGGCCACGTTGTCCAGGCGACCCTCGCCGAGCCAGCGCTCCAGCCGGCGCACCTCGCGCTCCAGGTGACGGAAGCTGTCGACGACGAACAGCAGCGGCTGCCGCGAGTCGATCTCGAAACCCTGGTTCACGACCCATTCGAGCTGGAAGGGCACGCGCTGCACCCTGGGAGACTCGAGCGCGTATCCGATCTCGCCCGCCGAACTCAGGAGGCCGCTGCCATAGGCGCAGAGTCCCGCGCCGACCGGACGGCGCATCAGGCCGAACTCGATCGTGAACCAGAAGAACCGCGCCAGTGCCCTGAGCGCCCCTTCGACCCTGGAAACTCCGGCGACGCTCCGGCAATCGCCGTCCCCGGCACGCAGTGCCGCCGCCCGCGCCGCGTCTCCGAAGCGGACCAGCACGTCGGCGAAGGCCGGGTCCGTGTGCATCGGCACGTGCCCGGCCAGGTCGTGGAAGATGTCCGGCTCGGGAAGGTAGTCGAGCCGGTCGCCGTCGCGGACAGTAATCGTCGTCGGGAACTCCCGGCGGCGCAGACAGTCGAAGAACAGGTAGGCCGGCACGTAGCCGCTGACCGCCCGCGCCCTGAACCCGCTCAGCGGCTCGAGAAAGCGGTTGACGTCCTCGAGCCTCGGGATGCGATCCGGATCCAGGCCCAGACGCGCCACGCCGTCCAGGAAGCGCGGGTGGGCATGCTGCTCCCACTTCCCGGCAAGCGCCCGGTACAGCCGCCTCCAGGTCTCCTGGTTCGCCTCGCTGTAGAGATCGTAGGGCTGCTCGACGAACAGGTCGCCCCGAGTCTGCGCGCGCTCGATGAAGTCGGCCCGGCCGGTCGTCAGGTCCCCGCTGGCGACCGGGACCGGCGGAGCCTCGACCGCGCTCACAGGTTCCCCCTCGCCGCCTGCTCCCGCTCCAGCGCGACGAACAGGCTCTTGAAGTTCCCCGCGCCGAAGCCGGTGGCGCCGTGCCGCTCGATGATCTCGTAGAACAGCGTGGGACGGTCCTCGACCGGCTTGGTGAAGATCTGCAGCAGGTAGCCGTCTTCGTCGCGGTCGGCGAGGATGCCGAGTTCCGCCAGGCGATCGATGGGCTCGTCAATCGTCCCGACCCGCTGCTCCAGGTCCTCGTAGTAGGAGACCGGCACGTGCAGGAACTCGACGCCGTTCTCGCGCAGGCGCGTGACGGTGCCGAGAATGTCGTTCGTCCGGCAGGCGATGTGCTGCACGCCCGGCCCTTCATGGAACTCGAGAAACTCCTCGATCTGCGACTTCTTCCGGCCCTCGGCCGGCTCGTTGATCGGGAACTTGATCGCGCCCGTGCCGTCCTGCATGACCTTCGACATGAGCGCCGAGTACTCGGTCGAGATCGCCTCGTCGTCGAAGTGGACGAGCTGGCTGAAGCCGAGCACTTGCGAGAAGAAGGCCGCCCAGTCGTTCATCCGTCCGAGCTCGACGTTGGCCACCAGGTGGTCGATCGCGACCAGGCCGCAGCCGCGGCCGGCGGCGGCGCCGGGGATCACGGGCGCCGCCCGGAAGCCGGGACCGAAGACGCCTCCGTAGCCCCGGCGATCGATGAACTGAAGGACGCAGTCGCCGTAGAGACGGATCGACGCGTGCCGGAGCCGGCCGTGAGTGTCTGCGGCCGTCGCCGGGACCGCGGCCACCTCGGCACCACGCGCCACGGCGGCGCTGAACGCCGCGTCCGCGTCCGGCACGGACAGCGCGATGACCGCGACCGAGTCGCCGTGCCGCCGCACCGAGCGCGCGGCCTGATGCGAGGAATGGAGACCGCTGGTCAAGAGGAGGCGGATGTCCCCCTGTTCGACGAGGTAGGACGCGCACTCCCGTTCTCCGGTCTCCAGACCGCGAACCGCGGTGCACTCGAATCCAAAGGCGTGGCAGTACCAGGCGGCCGACTGCTTCGCGTTGCCGACGTAAAGCTCCAGGTGATCGAAGCCGAGAATCGGGCAGAAGTCCTCTTCCGCGAGGGCGCTCGCCGCCAGATACCCCGTCCCTGTTGTCTCCGCTACTCCCAAACTCATGTTTCTTTCCTCCCGTTGTCTTCCTTTGCCGCCTTCGTCAGAGACAGGCCGCGAACTTCGCTACGGCTCGACGCAGCGATTCCGGCTCCAGCGTCGAGAAACTCAGTCGGACCGCATTGGCCGGCGCGTCCAGGTCGTGGACATCGGCAAACGCCGCTGAGGGCACGAAGGCCACTCCGTGCTCGTCCAGGGCCCGCTCGAGCAGTCGCTCTCCATCCGTCCCCGGGGGCAATTCGACCCAGACGAACATGCCGCCGGCCGGTGCTGAGAAAGCGCAGCCGTCCGGGAGGCGATCCGCCAGCTCTTCGAGCAAGGCGTCCCGGCGGCTCCGGTAGGTGGACCTCAACAACTCGAGGTGGCGTTCAACGTCGAGCTCGGCAAGCAGACGGCCGACGGCAAGCATGGTCAGCCTGGAGCACTCGAGGTCACCCGCCTCCTTGACGGCCGCGAACGTGTCGACCAGCGGCCGCGGCAGGCGCATCCACCCCAAGCGCAGAGCCGGCGCCAGGATCTTCGAGAACGTGCCGACGTGAATGACCCGCTCCGAGTCGAGAGCCGCGAGCGGCTGCTCGAACTCCCCGTCGCAGCACAGCAGGCCATACGGATCGTCCTCGACGATCGCGAAGTCGTAGTCCTCGGCCAGAACGACGAGCCGCTCACGTTTCTCCCGGGTCAAGCTCACCCCGAGCGGGTTGTGGGCGTCCGGAATCACGTATACGAGACGCGGCCGTTCCCCGGCCAGCAGATACCGCTCCAGGGCCTCCACGTCGAGCCCGTCGTCCAAGCTGCTGGGCAGCGTGAGAAGCCGCGGCGAATGCGGCGCGAGCGCTTCGCGGATGCCGGTGTAGACGAAGCGCTCGAGTGCGACGCATTCACCCGTTGCCACCAGCGCCTCCACCGCGACCTGCAACGCCTGCTGGGCGCCCGCCGTGATCAGAATCTCCTCCGGGCGACACGGAACGCCGCGCCGCTGCATCAGGAGAGCGACCTGCTCCTTCAGCGCCCCGCTTGGCGGCCCGTACTGCACGGAGCACGGGTCGGCCAGAAGCTCGCACAGCTTCGCGCCGTACGTTTCGGCCGGAAACAGGTTCACCGCCGGCAGGCCGCCGGCCAGCGACATCACGTCGCGGCGAGCACCCTGGTTCACCAAGCGACGCAGCAGGGAACGTTCGCGGCCGCGCAGCCAGGGCGCCAGCAGGTGCGCCATCGTGGGTTGCCGAGGCGGCTGCCCGCCAATCGGCGGAGGGAAGGCGCCGTTCCTGGTGCCACGATGTATCTCAACAGCCACTTGCGGGACGCTATCAGAACCAACAGGTGCGAACAAGTGAAGATTCCACTCTCCACACTCTCGTCCGGGCCAACTCCCACTCTGTGCAAGAATCCGCCCAATGGACTCCAAGAGCAACCACCAGAGCACCGAGTCGCAGCGCTCGGTCGGCCGCCCCCTCGACGCCACGGACTACGCGATCCTCGAGTTGCTGCAAGAGGACTCGAACCGCACCGATGCCGACATCGCCCGGCGGGTCGAACTCTCCGCCTCGGGCCTGAAGAAGCGCCTCCGGAAACTCGAAGACCGCGGCGTGATCCAGCGTCAGGTCACCCTGCTGGACCGCAACGCCGTGAATCTCGGTTTGCTCTGCTTCGTTCAGGTCTTCCTCACGCACCACCAGGCGGACGCGGTGCGCCGCTTCAGCCAGGTGATCAGCGAGCTCCCCGAAGTGCTCGAGTGCCACTTCCTGACCGGCGAGCACGACTACCTGCTGAAGATCGTGGCCCGCGACTACCGGCACCTCGAGCACATCCTGGCGGACGAACTCGCCGCCATCCCCGGCGTCGACCGCCTGCTCACCAGCATCGTGCTGAACGAGATCAAGCGCACGACCGCACTGCCGCTCGAGTCCCGAACCCCGACCGCGGAAGCGCAAGAAGGACGCGAGCGCCGATGAGGCGGCTTGCTACCCTCCCGCTCCGATGAACGGCGCCCAGGCCATGCTCCGGACCGCCGCAAACGCCGGCGTCGAAGTCTGTTTCGCGAATCCGGGCACCTCGGAGATCCACCTCGTCGCCGCGCTCGACGAGATTCCCGGCGTCCGCGGCGTGCTAGCCCAGTTCGAGGGAGTGGCCACCGGCGCAGCCGACGGCTACGGCCGGATGACCGGCAAACCCGCCCTGACTCTCGTCCACCTCGGACCGGGCTTCGCGAACGGATTCGCGAACCTCCACAACGCCCGCCGCGGACGCACTCCCCTCGTCAACGTGATCGGCCACCACCCGACCTGGCACCGGAACTACGACCCGCCGCTCAACACCGAGGTCGAGAGTCTGGTCCGGGCAGTGTCCGACTGGCAGCGCACCGCGGCCTCGGCCGAACACATCTCCCGCGACATGGCGGACGCGATCTCGGCGGCCCGCCGTCATCCCGGCCAGATCGCCACCCTGATCGTGCCCACCGATTGCCAGTGGAACGAGGCATACGGTCCGATCGTCGAACCAACTCCCCCGCCCGCCGCGCTTGTAGGCCCCGAAGCGGTCGATCGAGCCCGCATCGCCACTCTGAAAGGTGAGCGAACGATGCTGATGCTCGGCAGCTCCGGCTTCACGGAAGCCGCCCAGCGCGAGGCGGCCAGGGTGCAGGCGAAGACGGACTGCCGCCTCGCCGCCGAGACCTTCTGTGGACGCATGGAGCGCGGTCCGCATCTGCCACCGCTGCCGCGCGTCCCCTACTTCCCCGAACCGGCGGTCGACTTCTTTCGCGGCGTTGACACCGTGGTCCTGGCCGGCGCGCTCGACCCCGTCGCCTTCTTCGGCTACGAGGGCGGCGTCAGCCGGTTGATCCCGGAGTCCACGGACGTCGTCGTCCTCAGCCACCCGACGGAGGACAGCGGCCACGCCCTCAGCGAGCTCGCTGGCGCGCTCGGCGCGAAGGAGGAACCTCCGGCCCGGACGGTCGAGAGGCCACCGACGCCCACAGGGTCCATCGGCGTCCGGGTCGCGGCCCAGGCAATCGCCGCTACCCTGCCCGAGCAGGCGATCGTGATGGACGAGGGGATCACCGCCGGCGCCGGCTTCTATCCGGCGACGATGAACGCGCCGGCCCACACCTACCTCCAGGAGAACGGCGGCGCCATCGGCATGGGCCTGCCGGCTTCCCTCGGCGCCGCCATCGCCTGTCCGGACCGCAAGGTCCTGAACCTCGAGGGCGACGGCAGCGGCCTCTACACGATCCAGGCGCTGTGGAGCCAGGTCCGCGAGGGCGTCGACGTCGTGAACCTGGTATTCGCGAACGACGTCTACCGCATCCTCCAGGTGGAGCTCCACCGCGCCGGGGTCGAAGAGCTCGGGCCACAGAGCGTCAACCTGACCGACCTCTCCGGCCCCCGCGTCGAGTGGCTCGACCTGGCCCGCGGCTTCGGCATGCCGGCCGTTCAGGTGCGGACCGGCGAGGAACTGACGGAGGCGCTCGAACGCGGCTTCGCGGAACCGGGCCCCTGCCTGATCGAGGCGATGGTCGACGACGCGGCTTGAAGTACGCGGTCACTCTCCTCCCGGGAGACGGAATCGGCCCCGAGGTCAGCAAGGCGATGGTGCGCGCGGTCGACTTCGTCACCGGCGGCCGGATCGAATGGGAACCGGTCGTGGCCGGCAGCACGGCGGTCGACCAGGGACTGTCGCCGCTCCCCGACGAGGCGATCGACTCCATCCGCCGCAACCGGATCGCCATCAAGGGGCCGCTCCAGACGCCCGTAGCGGGCGGCTGGCGCAGCGTCAACGTCCTCCTCCGGCAGTCCCTCGACCTGTTCGCCTGCGTCCGGCCCGTGCGCTCGATGCCGGGCAACACGCTGGCCCGCTACCAGGATGTCGACCAGATCATCGTCCGCGAGAACACGGAGGGGCTCTACAGCGGCCGCGAGCACGAGGTCGTCGACGGCGTGGTCGAGGCGCTCAGGATCGTCACCCGGGACGCCTCGCGCCGCATCATGCAGTTCGCTTTCGAGTACGCCCGCAGCCACGGCCGGAAGAAGCTGACCATCGTGCACAAGGCGTCCATCACGCCGCTGTCGGACAACCTGTTCCTGGACTGCGCCCGCGAGTGCGCGCGGCGCTACCCCTTCTTCCAGGTCGACTACCTGCCGCTGGACAACCTCGCGCTCGAGCTCGCCACGGACCCCACCCGCTTCGACATGCTGGTCATGGGCAACCTCGACGGGGATCTGATGAGCGACCTCTGCGCGGGTCTGGTCGGAGGCCTCGGCGTCGTTCCGGGAGCGAACTACGGCGATGGTTGCGCCGTCTTCGAGGCCGTTCACGGCACCGCCCCCGATATCGCCGGCCGCGACCTTGCCAACCCGATCGCCCTCATCCTGTCGGCGGAGCTGATGCTCCGGTACGTCGGCGAATCCGACGCCGCGGATCACCTCCGCGCCGGCGTCGAGCGACTGCTCGTCGGCGGGAAGTCCCTGACCCGCGACCTGGGGGGCTCGGCCAACACGTCCGAGCTCACGGACGCCCTTCTCCACGAACTCGAGGGCGTTGCCCTGGAGCGGGAGGCCGGCCGATGACCGCGAACGGCAACGCCGGTTCGGGGGCGGATCGGAACACGGCGCGGCCCAGGGTGGCCCTGATCGTCGGCACGAGCGGCATCGGCGCCGAGACCGCGCCGCCGGTACTCGAGATCCTCGAGTCCGCGGGCGCCCGTTTCGATTTCGTCCGCGTCGATGTGCCGACCGCAGTGCGACGGAACACGGAAACCGTTCTCGGTGAAGCCGCCGAGGCGATCCGCGACTGCCGGGTGGCACTCAAGACACGGCTCATCGGTCCTGGCCCCGACGCCGTGCGGGTCGGACCCGGGCCGCAGAACCCGAACGTCGCGCTCCGGCAGATGCTGGGACTCTGGGCCAGCGTGCGCCCGGTCCGGTCGATGCCGGGTCTCCCCACCCGCTATCCCGACCTGGACGTGCTGCTGATCCGCGAGATCACCGAGAGCGTCTACCGCGGCATCGAGCACGAGATCGTCGACGGCGTGGTCGAGAGCATGAAGGTGGTCAGCCGCGACGCCTGCCGCCGGATCGCCGACTACGCCTTCCGCATCGCCAGGCGGCACGACCGCAAGAGGATCACCGTGATCCACAAGGCGAACATCATGAAGCAGAGCGACGGCCTGTTCCTGGACACGGTCCGCTCCGTCGCCGCCGGGTACACCGACATCGAGGTCGACGACTGCATCGTCGACGCGGCCTGCATGCGCATGGTGCTCAACCCGTACGACTTCGACGTCATGCTGATGGACAACCTCTACGGCGACATCCTGAGCAACCTCGGCGCAGGCCTCGCGGGCGGCATCTCCACCGGCCACGCGATCAACGTCGGCGACGACTGCCACGTCTTCGAGGCGGTCCACGGCGACGCCCCCCATCTGATCGGCACCGGCCAGGCGAACCTGCTGCCGCTGTTGACGCCGGCCACCGCCCTGCTGCGGCATTTCGACCGCCACGACGACGCGGCCCGGATCGATCAGGCCGTGACCGCGGTCCTCGAGGAAGGCCGCAGTCTGACGCCCGATCTGGGCGGGCAGTCGTCGACCTGGCAGATGGCGCGCGCCATCATCGCGGCGATGAACTAGCGCTGCAGCCCCGCCAGAAGCCGCGCCAGTCCGGCGCGCACTCTCTCCGTCTCCACGCCGCTCAGATACGACGCGAGGACCTCGAGGTCTTCGGGGGCGGGCTCTCGGACCGGTCCGGCGGCCATCGCCCGCAGAGCCCGCACCTGGCGCTCGCCGAGGCGGATCAGGGCCGGCCGCATCGCGTCCAGTTCCAGTGTCGGCGCCGGCGGCGCGGTCCGGCCCTGCACCGCCTTCGCCAGGTCGATCTGGAGCGCGAACCACTCGCGTACCGGCGCCGGGTCGAGCCCGAACTCCGCCGCCGTCCGCTCGGCCGCCTCCAGCACGATCCGTTCGCGTTCCGGATCCTCGACCGGCACGCCGCGCGCCGCCTTCCAGACCGCTATCGGCGGCATGAAGGCGAGCCGACGGGCCACGAGATCGAGCAGATGGTCCAGTTCGTCGCGGCCCTGGCCGCGGCCGAACCACTCCTCGCGCCGACCTTCCAGCCAGCCTTCGTTGCGCTGGATCCAGCGGTCGATCGCGGGTCCGAGGTCGTCCGCGCTCCCGGGAGCGACCCAGAAGACCTTCCGGTCGACCGGAGCTTCGCAGCGACGCCGCCAGTCTTCGCGGCCGAAGTGCTCGACCTCGAACGAATCGGTGACGAAGGCGTCGACCTCGCCGCGTTCCAGGCGGCCGGGTAGAGACAGGTTGTCGTCCACGGCGACGATCCGGGTGGCGCCGTTGCCGAAGCGGTCCCGCGTCCAGGGCTCCAGGATGCCGCCGCGATTCACCGCCACGCGGGTAAGCGGCGAAGGCGCGTCCTCCGCCGAGACGACGCACGGCCCGCCGGATGCGACCGCCCGGCTCATCCATCCGGCAGCGGCGCGGCCTGGCCGCCAGGTCACGCCGCCCATCGCCACGTCGAAGCCGTTCGCCGCGACCGCGCTCCCCAGGTCCGGCCAGGCGAAGGGGACGAACTCCAGGTCGTAGCCGAGGTCCCGCGCGAGGCGCTCAGCAACCTCGACGGCGAAGCCGCTGCGACTCGCGGAACCATCGGTCGCCACGTCCCCGACGGTCGAGAACGGCGGATAGTCGCCGCTGGTCCCCACCCGGAGCACGGGCTTCGGAGGCACGCCTGCCGGCGCCGCTGATGAGGCCTCGTCCAGTTCCGCCACCGCGAAACGTACGGACGCGATCCAGGGTTCCTCCCCCGGCGTGAAGTGACCGTAGGTCGTCGTCACGAAGGTGCCGTCCGGCAACAGCTCGAGGCCCGGGTACGCCGTGTCAGCGGCGTACCTGTTGTCCATCAGACGCACCCGCGCCTGGCCCGCCCAGGGTTCGCGGGCACCCCGGCGTAGATCCTCGTAGCGGCCCAGCCACCCGACCCAGTCGCCGCGCCACGGGCTGGCCGGCTCCTGATCGCGGAACGTGATGAACAGGCGGCCGTCCGGCGTATAGCGGCCGACGTGCCGGTCACCGGTGAGCGAAGCCGGCAGTTCGATCGGCCGGCTCCAGGTACGGCCCTCGTCGGGCGAGAAGATGACGAAGGAGTTGAACCGGCGGCTGTTCTCCCTGAGCAGCACGGCGATCTCCCGGCCGTCCGGCGAACGGATCAGCCCCGGCTCGCAGAGGTGCGCCTCGGGATGCCGGGCGATCACTTCCGGCTCCAACCAGGTGAGACCGTCGTCGAGCGAGACCGTCTTGTAGACCTTGAACTCCGGTTCGAAACCGGGGATTCGCTCGTAGCGGGACGTCGGCCGGCGAAAGAAGCGTCCGTCGTCGTGGAACAGCGCCATCAGTTCGCCATCCAGGCTGCGCAGGCGCTCGACCGACGACATGGCGACGACGCCGCCGAAGTGACCGATCGGCTCGAGTTCGGTCCAGGTCTCGCCCTCGTCGTCCGAGCGAGCCATCCGCACCGGGTAGAGCCCCGAGAACATGATGAGCCGCCGCCGGCCGTCCGCGAGGTCGACCGGAAAGACGGTCGGCGTCTCCATCGACGTCGCCCAGCTCGCCGGCGTCGGCTGCCGCTGGCTCCAGCTGAGTCCGCCGTCGCCGCTGCGCTTCATGACGACCGGACCGGCCCCGTGGCCCTTCGGATAGACGGTCAGGATCGAGCGCTGGTCGGAGAGGAGCACCGTCGTCGGATGGCCGAGGTACTGGCCCGGCTCCCGGTCGACGACGACCTGACGATGGGTTTCGTTCGCCCAGTCGACCCAACGGAGCCGCTCGTCGCCGGCGCCCCGGCATGCCAGCGCCGCCGGCAGCAGAAGCGCCGCGACGAGGACGGCGGTCCCGCGCCGGATGGAAGCCGTCCTCACGGCTCCGTCCCCACGTGACATCCCCGCGCCCGCTGACGGGCGCGGGGACTGCGACGTTTCTCGCGCGCCAGCGCGCGATCCAGGTTCTTCAGCGCCTCCCGCCGACTCAACGGGCTCAGCCGCTCCTCGTGCGCACGCACGAACCGCCGCACCTCCTCCGGATCGTGCCAGGCCAGGTCGCGCAGCGCCCAGCCGATCGCCTTGCGAATGAAGAACTCGCCGCCGAAGCGCGACTCCAGCAGGTTCTCGCCGATCGTCGCGTACAGAAGGTCCAGATCCATCGAGCCCTTGCGGCCGAGCTGACAGATCATCGACGCGCGCCGCTTCCACATGTCCGGACACCGGCTCCAGACCTTCATCCGCCTCGCCATCGTCCTCGGATAGCGCTCGACGAGTTCTCGCAGCCGGTGGCTCGCCACCGCGTCGACGTAGTCCCACCAGGCGCCGGAAGCGATCATCTCTTCGAAGACAGGCAGAGCCTTCATCGTGCGGATGGGCTGGTAAGCGCGGTAACCGCTCAGGTCGATCGCGGCGTGCCGTTCCTCGCGGCGGCCGGCCGTGCGCCAGAGGTCCAGAACCGTCGAGCGCCACTCCTCGAAGCCGTCCAGCGGATGGCGCTGGAAAGCTGCGCGGCCGATCTTCCTCAGCTCGGGCGTCTTCACGCCCCAGAAGGGCATCTCCGACTTCATGTAGGCCTGCTGCCCCTTCGCCCGCTCGGGGTCTCCGGCGGCCTTCAACTCGCGCCGCAGTTCCAGAATCAGCTTCCGGCCCACCGGCGGGGGCCGCAGTTCATGCATCGCGGCGAATGGTACAGCGGCGGGCTATCCTCGATGGCGTGCAGACCGCCGCCTGGATCGCAGGGGGCTTCATCGTCGCCCTGCTGACCGTGTCGAACGCCCCCGCCCTCGCCGTCCCGCCTCCCGGCGCCGGAGAACGTCCGCCGGAAGTCCAGGCCCGGCTGGAGGCGGCGCTGGCGGAAATGCCAGCCGACTACGAGCCCCGCACCGAGCACGTCGACGCCGATGGCCAGCCGCACTACCTGAACCGGCTGATCCTGGAGACATCGCCCTATCTCCGCCAGCACGCACACAACCCGGTCGACTGGTTCCCCTGGAGCGAGGAGGCGTTCGAGCGGGCGCGGGCGGAGGGCAAGCCGGTCTTCCTCTCGATCGGCTACTCCACCTGCCACTGGTGCCACGTGATGGAGCGCGAGAGCTTCGACAACGTCGAAGTGGCGCGGCTGATGAACGAGCTGTTCGTCTGCATCAAGGTCGACCGGGAGCAGCGGCCCGACATCGACGACATCTACATGACCGCGGTCCAGGTGACCCAGCAGCGGGGCGGCTGGCCGATGTCGAGCTTCCTGCTGCCCGATCGCCGGCCTTTCTTCGGCGCCACTTACTTTCCGCCCCAGCAGTTCGTCAACCTGATGCGCCAGGTCGACACGGCCTGGCGCGAGCGGCGTGCGGACCTCGAAGCCAGCGCCGCCCAGATCACGGACCTCGTTCGGCAGATCACGGCGGCCCGCGGCGCGGCGAAGAACCTGGGCCGCGCGGTGATCCGCCAGGCGGTCCAGGGTCTCGTCGCCAGCACGGACCGGCTCCACGGCGGCTTCGGCGGCGCGCCGAAGTTCCCTAACGAAACGAACCTGCTATTGCTGCTGGAGGAGGCGCTCCGCACCGGCGACAGGGCGCCGATGGACGCCGCGCTGATCACGCTCCGCGCGATGGCCCGCGGCGGCATCCACGACCAGGTCGGGGGCGGCTTCCACCGCTATTCGGTGGACGGGCACTGGCTCGTGCCCCATTTCGAGAAGATGCTCTACAACCAGGCCCACCTGCTCCGCGCCTATGCGCTGGCCTACCGGCTGACCGGCGACCCGCTGCTGGCCCGGGTGGCCCGCCAGACCGCCGATTACGTCCTGCGCGACATGACCTCGCCCGAGGGCGCCTTCTACTCCGCCACGGACGCGGACAGCGAGGCCGCAGACGGCGAATCGGTCGAGGGCGAGTTCTTCGTCTGGACGAAGGACCAGCTTCGCGAGGCGCTGTCACCCGACGACGCCGAACTGACGATCCGGCTCTTCGGCGTCACGGATACGGGGAATTTCGAGCACCGGAACATTCTCTTCCTCGACCGGCCGCTCGACGAGAACGCCGCCGATCTGGGCGTGCCGCTCGGGGATCTCCTGGCCAGCCTCGACGCCGTTCGCGAGCGCCTCTACCCGATCCGAGAGGAACGGCCGCACCCCCTGCGCGATGACAAGATCCTGACCTCCTGGAACGGGATGATGATCCGCGCCCTCGCCGAGGCCGCCGACGCACTGGCCGAACCGGCCTACGCCGAGGTCGCCGCGCGGGCGGCGGACTTCCTGTGGCGACACAATCGCCGCGACGACGGCGGCCTGTGGCGC
Protein-coding regions in this window:
- a CDS encoding thioredoxin domain-containing protein, with amino-acid sequence MQTAAWIAGGFIVALLTVSNAPALAVPPPGAGERPPEVQARLEAALAEMPADYEPRTEHVDADGQPHYLNRLILETSPYLRQHAHNPVDWFPWSEEAFERARAEGKPVFLSIGYSTCHWCHVMERESFDNVEVARLMNELFVCIKVDREQRPDIDDIYMTAVQVTQQRGGWPMSSFLLPDRRPFFGATYFPPQQFVNLMRQVDTAWRERRADLEASAAQITDLVRQITAARGAAKNLGRAVIRQAVQGLVASTDRLHGGFGGAPKFPNETNLLLLLEEALRTGDRAPMDAALITLRAMARGGIHDQVGGGFHRYSVDGHWLVPHFEKMLYNQAHLLRAYALAYRLTGDPLLARVARQTADYVLRDMTSPEGAFYSATDADSEAADGESVEGEFFVWTKDQLREALSPDDAELTIRLFGVTDTGNFEHRNILFLDRPLDENAADLGVPLGDLLASLDAVRERLYPIREERPHPLRDDKILTSWNGMMIRALAEAADALAEPAYAEVAARAADFLWRHNRRDDGGLWRVWLDGEASTPGLVQDYAHLAHAFVALHDVTSDGKWLERSATVAAEMVERFWDHSPAPAEEGAPAPPSLGSGFFIAEREKANLLIAQPKSPTDGAVPSGNSVAVRALAELGRRTGDRNATDRALATVAAFAANIERMPAAYTYMLTGLAVALEGDAGARATAGNGAVVAAATLSPASDTGEYEVNLDLVIREGWHLNGPKPLQEDLIGTTVEGAGSRFEVTKLRYPEPRRTQVSTQSGDVLIYEGTQRITFALRPSSSAPEQLPASVPISMRLQACDDRLCLLPEMVVLELPVRRPVQSTE